One window from the genome of Nicotiana sylvestris chromosome 9, ASM39365v2, whole genome shotgun sequence encodes:
- the LOC104227794 gene encoding nodulin homeobox isoform X2 yields MKEEGASCSTDPVARSIHPALDLISAVKGLHGLSSQELSRFIREAENNILQHRPDNGLNIQIDVEKLARYLALHLIAVILASEANAGLLKYLLSGFQLLHSLSDLASRNPKIEQILLDDVKVSEQLLDLVFYSLVILCTYSKVSIDMGLLHSTLVASSLYLLTVCISSQWHELAQVLLAYYKELSSKGGVLLLAQAVMHLDVSPLVTLSSSIVAAVSRLKSKVLSILLNLCEAESLSYLDEVASTPASLDLAKSIALEVLNLLKKMFRTGFQQSVAPSDKIYPKGLLQLNAMRLADIFSDDSNFRSFITTHFTEVLTEIFSVAHGEFVSSWCSSDLPIREEDATLEYDPFAAAGWVLDLFPFSDQSSAAMSIEPTFVPSHVPRLSYPHQRTSLLVKVLANLHCFVPDICKEEKDLFLNKFVHCLRTKVSETPEGFKSISDSQKAATVSRNLGSLLSHAESLIPAFLNEEDVQLLRVFITQLESLITPRACGENRTQEAQNLGACLPPQLREVAMDLNNRLNQLNSRINGEGQSGEAGMKAEMTEQDKFIATDIEMKDIEKDTHNVETSGSDSSSSRSRHPTDQAGKVEKINCNGPGDGREDEMAEASQHEEKQQRKRKRTIMNEKQISLMEKALMDEPDMQRNKASLEFWAKELSVHGSEVTKSQLKNWLNNRKARLARAAKDGRTLSEGDNLDKHCGSLVLPPCDSPGSPVEDVGNLSAARENVQRVTGPAPSTCFTENPAAVSVASTETAKCMAGQYVVLVNDKAEEIGRGKVCQVSGKWYQRDLEELGTCVVDIIDLKVDRSAKLPYPSELTGTSFDQAERKFGFMRVLWQSNKLFVLPAR; encoded by the exons GCACTTGACCTGATTTCAGCTGTGAAAGGTCTACATGGTCTCAGCTCTCAAGAGCTGAGCAGGTTTATAAGAGAAGCTGAAAACAATATCCTTCAACACAGACCTGATAATGGGTTAAACATACAG ATTGACGTGGAAAAACTTGCAAGATATCTTGCTTTGCACCTTATTGCGGTGATTTTGGCATCAGAAGCCAATGCAGGCTTACTCAAATACTTGCTATCTGGGTTTCAACTGTTGCACTCCTTGAGTGATCTAGCATCACGTAATCCAAAAATAGAGCAG ATATTGCTTGATGATGTGAAAGTATCAGAACAGCTGCTTGATCTCGTCTTCTATTCTCTTGTTATTCTCTGTACTTACAGTAAG GTTTCAATTGATATGGGCCTTTTGCATTCTACTCTGGTTGCTTCCAGTCTCTATTTATTGACTGTTTGTATATCTTCACAATGGCATGAGCTTGCTCAAGTTTTGCTTGCATATTACAAG GAGTTGAGCAGCAAAGGCGGAGTTCTTTTGTTGGCACAAGCTGTGATGCACTTAGATGTATCTCCCTTAGTTACATTATCCTCCTCAATTGTTGCTGCTGTATCAAGACTGAAATCTAAAGTATTATCTATT TTGTTGAATCTCTGTGAAGCAGAGAGTCTATCCTACCTGGATGAGGTTGCCAGTACCCCTGCAAGCCTTGATTTAGCAAAGTCTATTGCTCTCGAG GTTCTTAATTTGCTGAAGAAAATGTTTAGAACGGGTTTCCAACAATCTGTTGCTCCATCTGACAAAATTTATCCGAAAGGACTGTTACAACTCAATGCAATGCGGCTAGCTGACATCTTCTCAGACGACTCAAATTTTCGGTCATTTATCACCACTCACTTT ACTGAAGTTTTGACCGAAATCTTTTCGGTAGCGCATGGAGAGTTTGTATCTAGTTGGTGCTCATCTGACCTTCCAATACGTGAAGAAGATGCTACTTTGGAATATGACCCTTTTGCAGCAGCTGGATGGGTATTGGATTTATTTCCATTTTCTGATCAGTCAAGTGCTGCAATGAGTATAGAGCCAACTTTTGTTCCTTCTCATGTGCCTCGACTGTCTTATCCACATCAGAGAACATCATTGTTGGTCAAAGTATTAGCAAATCTCCATTGTTTTGTTCCTGATATATGCAAAG AGGAGAAGGATCTTTTTCTTAATAAATTTGTTCATTGTTTGAGAACAAAAGTTTCCGAAACCCCAGAAGGGTTTAAATCCATTTCTGATTCTCAGAAAGCAGCCACTGTTAGCCGAAACCTTG GTTCCCTGTTAAGTCATGCAGAGTCTCTGATACCTGCTTTTCTGAATGAGGAGGACGTGCAGCTTTTAAG ggTGTTCATCACTCAGTTAGAATCTCTGATTACTCCCCGTGCATGCGGAGAAAATCGAACTCAA GAGGCTCAGAACCTGGGGGCATGCTTGCCCCCTCAACTCAGGGAAGTAGCCATGGATCTTAACAACAGACTGAACCAGCTCAATTCCAGGATCAATGGCGAAGGTCAATCAGGTGAGGCTGGGATGAAAGCCGAAATGACAGAACAAGATAAATTTATTGCTACAGATATAGAGATGAAGGATATTGAGAAAGATACTCATAATGTGGAAACTAGTGGCTCCGATTCCAGCTCCTCACGAAGTAGGCACCCAACAGATCAAGCTGGGAAAGTTGAGAAAATAAATTGCAATGGTCCTGGAGATGGTAGAGAGGATGAAATGGCTGAAGCTTCACAGCATGAAGAGAAGCAACAAAGGAAACGGAAGCGAACTATTATGAACGAAAAACAGATATCACTTATGGAGAAGGCCCTTATGGACGAACCTGATATGCAGCGAAATAAAGCGTCACTAGAATTTTGGGCTAAAGAATTAAGTGTTCAT GGTTCAGAGGTTACAAAGTCACAGCTCAAGAATTG GCTAAATAATCGGAAAGCGAGGTTAGCTCGTGCTGCTAAGGATGGTCGTACGCTGTCTGAAGGGGATAATCTTGACAAACATTGTGGGTCCCTCGTACTACCTCCCTGTGACTCACCTGGTAGTCCTGTCGAGGATGTCGGTAACCTCTCTGCTGCTAGAGAAAATGTTCAGAGGGTAACTGGCCCGGCTCCGAGCACTTGTTTTACAGAAAACCCAGCCGCTGTATCTGTAGCTTCAACTGAAACGGCCAAGTGTATGGCAGGCCAGTACGTTGTACTTGTAAATGACAAAGCAGAAGAGATAGGGAGAGGAAAGGTATGTCAAGTCAGTGGCAAGTGGTATCAAAGGGACCTGGAGGAGTTAGGGACCTGTGTTGTGGATATTATTGATCTCAAGGTCGACAGGTCTGCTAAGCTTCCTTACCCATCAGAACTAACTGGAACATCATTTGATCAGGCTGAAAGAAAATTTGGCTTCATGCGAGTCTTGTGGCAGTCCAACAAACTTTTTGTGCTGCCAGCTCGGTGA
- the LOC104227794 gene encoding nodulin homeobox isoform X1, with amino-acid sequence MKEEGASCSTDPVARSIHPALDLISAVKGLHGLSSQELSRFIREAENNILQHRPDNGLNIQIDVEKLARYLALHLIAVILASEANAGLLKYLLSGFQLLHSLSDLASRNPKIEQILLDDVKVSEQLLDLVFYSLVILCTYSKVSIDMGLLHSTLVASSLYLLTVCISSQWHELAQVLLAYYKVDVLIDTAFAAVTADIKILRRNLSANHAHSQQEYGLKAEETLNHLCQQCEASLQFLQSLCQQKSFRERLVKNKELSSKGGVLLLAQAVMHLDVSPLVTLSSSIVAAVSRLKSKVLSILLNLCEAESLSYLDEVASTPASLDLAKSIALEVLNLLKKMFRTGFQQSVAPSDKIYPKGLLQLNAMRLADIFSDDSNFRSFITTHFTEVLTEIFSVAHGEFVSSWCSSDLPIREEDATLEYDPFAAAGWVLDLFPFSDQSSAAMSIEPTFVPSHVPRLSYPHQRTSLLVKVLANLHCFVPDICKEEKDLFLNKFVHCLRTKVSETPEGFKSISDSQKAATVSRNLGSLLSHAESLIPAFLNEEDVQLLRVFITQLESLITPRACGENRTQEAQNLGACLPPQLREVAMDLNNRLNQLNSRINGEGQSGEAGMKAEMTEQDKFIATDIEMKDIEKDTHNVETSGSDSSSSRSRHPTDQAGKVEKINCNGPGDGREDEMAEASQHEEKQQRKRKRTIMNEKQISLMEKALMDEPDMQRNKASLEFWAKELSVHGSEVTKSQLKNWLNNRKARLARAAKDGRTLSEGDNLDKHCGSLVLPPCDSPGSPVEDVGNLSAARENVQRVTGPAPSTCFTENPAAVSVASTETAKCMAGQYVVLVNDKAEEIGRGKVCQVSGKWYQRDLEELGTCVVDIIDLKVDRSAKLPYPSELTGTSFDQAERKFGFMRVLWQSNKLFVLPAR; translated from the exons GCACTTGACCTGATTTCAGCTGTGAAAGGTCTACATGGTCTCAGCTCTCAAGAGCTGAGCAGGTTTATAAGAGAAGCTGAAAACAATATCCTTCAACACAGACCTGATAATGGGTTAAACATACAG ATTGACGTGGAAAAACTTGCAAGATATCTTGCTTTGCACCTTATTGCGGTGATTTTGGCATCAGAAGCCAATGCAGGCTTACTCAAATACTTGCTATCTGGGTTTCAACTGTTGCACTCCTTGAGTGATCTAGCATCACGTAATCCAAAAATAGAGCAG ATATTGCTTGATGATGTGAAAGTATCAGAACAGCTGCTTGATCTCGTCTTCTATTCTCTTGTTATTCTCTGTACTTACAGTAAG GTTTCAATTGATATGGGCCTTTTGCATTCTACTCTGGTTGCTTCCAGTCTCTATTTATTGACTGTTTGTATATCTTCACAATGGCATGAGCTTGCTCAAGTTTTGCTTGCATATTACAAG GTAGATGTACTCATAGATACTGCCtttgctgctgttactgctgatATTAAAATTCTGCGGAGGAATTTATCAGCTAATCATGCTCATTCCCAGCAAGAATATGGTCTTAAAGCTGAAGAAACTTTAAACCATCTCTGCCAGCAGTGTGAGGCTTCTCTGCAGTTTCTTCAGTCACTATGTCAGCAAAAATCATTTCGGGAGCGTCTTGTTAAGAATAAG GAGTTGAGCAGCAAAGGCGGAGTTCTTTTGTTGGCACAAGCTGTGATGCACTTAGATGTATCTCCCTTAGTTACATTATCCTCCTCAATTGTTGCTGCTGTATCAAGACTGAAATCTAAAGTATTATCTATT TTGTTGAATCTCTGTGAAGCAGAGAGTCTATCCTACCTGGATGAGGTTGCCAGTACCCCTGCAAGCCTTGATTTAGCAAAGTCTATTGCTCTCGAG GTTCTTAATTTGCTGAAGAAAATGTTTAGAACGGGTTTCCAACAATCTGTTGCTCCATCTGACAAAATTTATCCGAAAGGACTGTTACAACTCAATGCAATGCGGCTAGCTGACATCTTCTCAGACGACTCAAATTTTCGGTCATTTATCACCACTCACTTT ACTGAAGTTTTGACCGAAATCTTTTCGGTAGCGCATGGAGAGTTTGTATCTAGTTGGTGCTCATCTGACCTTCCAATACGTGAAGAAGATGCTACTTTGGAATATGACCCTTTTGCAGCAGCTGGATGGGTATTGGATTTATTTCCATTTTCTGATCAGTCAAGTGCTGCAATGAGTATAGAGCCAACTTTTGTTCCTTCTCATGTGCCTCGACTGTCTTATCCACATCAGAGAACATCATTGTTGGTCAAAGTATTAGCAAATCTCCATTGTTTTGTTCCTGATATATGCAAAG AGGAGAAGGATCTTTTTCTTAATAAATTTGTTCATTGTTTGAGAACAAAAGTTTCCGAAACCCCAGAAGGGTTTAAATCCATTTCTGATTCTCAGAAAGCAGCCACTGTTAGCCGAAACCTTG GTTCCCTGTTAAGTCATGCAGAGTCTCTGATACCTGCTTTTCTGAATGAGGAGGACGTGCAGCTTTTAAG ggTGTTCATCACTCAGTTAGAATCTCTGATTACTCCCCGTGCATGCGGAGAAAATCGAACTCAA GAGGCTCAGAACCTGGGGGCATGCTTGCCCCCTCAACTCAGGGAAGTAGCCATGGATCTTAACAACAGACTGAACCAGCTCAATTCCAGGATCAATGGCGAAGGTCAATCAGGTGAGGCTGGGATGAAAGCCGAAATGACAGAACAAGATAAATTTATTGCTACAGATATAGAGATGAAGGATATTGAGAAAGATACTCATAATGTGGAAACTAGTGGCTCCGATTCCAGCTCCTCACGAAGTAGGCACCCAACAGATCAAGCTGGGAAAGTTGAGAAAATAAATTGCAATGGTCCTGGAGATGGTAGAGAGGATGAAATGGCTGAAGCTTCACAGCATGAAGAGAAGCAACAAAGGAAACGGAAGCGAACTATTATGAACGAAAAACAGATATCACTTATGGAGAAGGCCCTTATGGACGAACCTGATATGCAGCGAAATAAAGCGTCACTAGAATTTTGGGCTAAAGAATTAAGTGTTCAT GGTTCAGAGGTTACAAAGTCACAGCTCAAGAATTG GCTAAATAATCGGAAAGCGAGGTTAGCTCGTGCTGCTAAGGATGGTCGTACGCTGTCTGAAGGGGATAATCTTGACAAACATTGTGGGTCCCTCGTACTACCTCCCTGTGACTCACCTGGTAGTCCTGTCGAGGATGTCGGTAACCTCTCTGCTGCTAGAGAAAATGTTCAGAGGGTAACTGGCCCGGCTCCGAGCACTTGTTTTACAGAAAACCCAGCCGCTGTATCTGTAGCTTCAACTGAAACGGCCAAGTGTATGGCAGGCCAGTACGTTGTACTTGTAAATGACAAAGCAGAAGAGATAGGGAGAGGAAAGGTATGTCAAGTCAGTGGCAAGTGGTATCAAAGGGACCTGGAGGAGTTAGGGACCTGTGTTGTGGATATTATTGATCTCAAGGTCGACAGGTCTGCTAAGCTTCCTTACCCATCAGAACTAACTGGAACATCATTTGATCAGGCTGAAAGAAAATTTGGCTTCATGCGAGTCTTGTGGCAGTCCAACAAACTTTTTGTGCTGCCAGCTCGGTGA